DNA sequence from the Methanofollis formosanus genome:
GCGCCCACCTCGCGACGAAGACCTCGGTCGCGGCGATGGAGGCGTCGACGGGGTTGGGGGCGTCGAGGAGACCGACGCCCTCACGAAGTGCCTCTTCGACCTCGGGCACGGTGACGGTCACGGCCTCGCACTCGAGCCCGCAGGCCGCGGCGAGGTCGAGGGCCAGGCGGTGGTCGTGGGAGTCCTCGAACCCGACGACAACGGCCGGTCTCTCTGCGAGGGCGGCGACGAGCGCCGAGTCCACCCCGCCGGAGAGGGCTACGGCGGTGTCGTCGGTCGCCCTGAGTCCGACGGCGGTGACGATTGCGGCCTCCAGGTCGCCGGCCTGGTGGTCCGGGCCGACGGTGCCGACGAACTCGCCGGCGCGGGTGAGCATGCCGGCCGGTGCGGGGCCGTCCCTGATCCCGAAGCGGTCCCGCGCCGCCCACTCGCCGTACCTCAGGAAAAACTCCCCCCCGAAGCGGGCGGGGGCGAGGGGGTCGCCGCCGACGGCCGCCCGTACCTCCTCTTCAGAGAGGCGGCGGCCGTCAATCTCCACCCATCCGTCGAGATAAAAGTCGGCCTTGCCGTCCGCGCCTGTGCTGCTCATTGTGGGTAGGTTTGGTGCCGACCGATATGATACCCGCGGATGAGGAGAAGGCCGGTCTGTCTCTCCCCGAGTGGTACGTTATCTCTCCAATATCGAACCTGTAGAACTCCTTGATCACGCTCTTCACGAGGGAACAGTGGGAGGAACTCCACTCAGTCGCCGCCCCGGCACCTCCGGATGGCGATAGGGCTGGGAAGGCAGAGGGAGCAGGAAATACCGGGATGCCCTCCCCAAAAAAGATTCACCCGGCCCGCTCTTCATCTCTTCCGCTCTGGAAGAGCCCGTAATGGCGGCGCAGAACCTTTCTGATCTTCTCGGACTGGAGCCATCCCTGGTCGAGACTGTTCACCAGGGCGTCGATCTTTCTGACCTCGCCGGCGATCCGCCCGCCGACCTCCTCGTCGTACAGGCATGCCAGGCCCAGGATCACCTGGAGCGGATTTCTGATATGGTCGTTGAGGATGGCGAACTGCTCCATGTTCTTTTCGATCTGCCCGAAGGCTTCGGCCTCCATCTTCTGCCGTTCTTTCCGCTCCGTGATGTCTCTGGCCACGGCGAGGACCACCGGCTTTTCCGCCATCTCGAAGAGGTGACAGTTCACCTCCACCGGCATGGGCGACCCATCCTTTCGCAGGAACACCGACTCGAAGGTGGCACGGCCGTGGAGGATGAGGGCCTCCATGATCTCGACGTACCTGGGCCTCGCCTTCCAGTCCTCGATCCCGGCCGGCCCCATCATCAGAAGTTCCCGCCTGAAATACTCCAGGCGGTCGCACCCGACGGCGTTCACCTCGATGAACCTCCCCAGATGATAGTCCGGGGTCACCTCGATGAGAAAGATGGCATCGTTGACGTTGTTGAAGAACTCGCGGTACTTTGTCTCGCTCTCCCTGAGCGCGGCCTCGGCCTTTTTCTCCGCGGTCCGGTCGATGAAGGTGCCGACGACCGCCTGCCTCCCCTGATAGAGCGTCCTTGTCCCGACGTGCTCGAGACAGAGTTCCCGACCGTCCTTCCTGACGGCCCTGAGGTGGTCCCGCGCCGTGTCGATCTCGCCGGAGAGGAGGCCGTGGACGGTCTTCTCCAGACGGGGACGGTCCTCCGCGAGAATGACCCCGGTCTGGCGCATCCGGCCGACCGCCTCCTCCCGCGTATAGCCGAAGAGGGTGCTGAACCCGGGGTTGACGTCCCTGAAGGTGCCGTCCTGGGCGAGGTAGATCCCTGACGAGGAGTACATGACCGGCAGACGGAAGAGGTCCTCGGTGCGTCGCCGCTGGACGGCGGCCCCGAGGATCCCTGCCGCGGTTCTGAGGGCGTCGACCTCAGCCCCGGACCACCCTCTCTCCTCGCGACAGTCGTCGAGGCCGAGGCATCCCCACCACTCGCCGTCGACGAGGACCGGGATCTCGACGAGGGAGAGGATCCCTTCTGCCGCGAGGTGCCGGCGCCCCTCTGCCGGGAACGCGGCGGCCGCGGCGGCGACCGGTCGGCCGGCGGCGAGGTCGGCATACCATTGCGGGGTTTCCTCCGCGGAGAAGATCCCGGTACGGTCGACGAACCGCTCCCCCAGCGGAGCGACGCCGGCCGCGGTCCATTCCCGGCACCCGGGGTGCGCCTCTTCTCCTGCCGTCCCGCCCCTTTCGAGGAGACGGACCCTGCTCGCCCCCGTCGCCTCCCCCAGACACCTGAGGATCGCGGGGACCTCCTCGTTCCACCGCCTCTTTTTCAGCAGTCTGTCCGCGGCAAACCCCACCGCCTCGAGGATTGCATCCCGCCTGAGCACCGCCTCCTCGGCACGCCTCTGTTCGGTTATGTCCTCGGCCGTGCAGACCGCGAAGACGACGGTGCCCACCTCGTCGAGGACCGGTTTTTTGGTGATGGCAAGCAACCGCTCTTCGCCGTGGGCGTTGAGGATCCATTCTTCGGTACGGACCGCTCTTCTCTCCCTGAAGACCTCCTCGTTTCCCTGGATACAGATCGCCGCCTCTTCTTCAGGGAGGACGTCCCGGACCGGTCTTCGTTCCAGGTCATCTTTCTGGAGGCCGAGATATGCCGCCCTGGCCATATTGACCGCACCGTAGGTCTCCGGGTCAGGGAGCGTCCATGCCTGCACCGGCATGGCATCAAGGAGCAGAAGATATTCGTTCTCTGGAAACTGTCCGGTGGTCCGGCCTTTCTCCCCGGACGTCTCCTCCCTTCCCGATACTATCTGGTTATGCTGGTTCGTCATGATGGGGTTCGCTCTCCTCTCGTCGCGACCTGAGATCTCTATGGTCCATTGTACGTGTCTGAAGTGCCGGGGCTATTAAGGGACAGGGAGGAGGACGCTCGCGAAAAAGGAGTGGCTGGAATTTTTAATGATCCTATTAAGTGGTTCCGGTTTTATCTGGTCGCGGTCTCCGATCTTTTCCTCTTATACGGGTGCCAGATCCCGCTTCTCCGGCCGTCTCCTGCGGTTTTTCCGTCCGGCTGGGAGCGCAGAGACGGGGGATGGCGGCCTGAGGGGGGTGCGCCCGGTATCGCCCCTCTCTCTGGAATGCACTTTTCGAGGATTATTATTTGCTATTTTTCATTTATGTGCATGAAATTCATCTTGATATCTAAAAAGCATGATATTGAGGCGGAAACTAATCGAAATTACCATATATGATTTATAGATTATAATTACTCAAAGGCCTATTCTACAGTTTTCAGGAGGGAACCACCACGTACGACCAACAAT
Encoded proteins:
- a CDS encoding asparagine synthase C-terminal domain-containing protein — translated: MSSTGADGKADFYLDGWVEIDGRRLSEEEVRAAVGGDPLAPARFGGEFFLRYGEWAARDRFGIRDGPAPAGMLTRAGEFVGTVGPDHQAGDLEAAIVTAVGLRATDDTAVALSGGVDSALVAALAERPAVVVGFEDSHDHRLALDLAAACGLECEAVTVTVPEVEEALREGVGLLDAPNPVDASIAATEVFVARWARDHGYRRVLTGQGADELFGGYARYLESPDLAAELERDRLDLPRQVARDRAVASSYGTAFSPPYLDLRVVAAARAFPPPSLIEGGVRKRPLRTVAERHIPPEFAAAEKKAMQYGSGIWKTVQKLARRQGYRRVADYLQMLGEEER
- a CDS encoding PAS domain S-box protein, with translation MTNQHNQIVSGREETSGEKGRTTGQFPENEYLLLLDAMPVQAWTLPDPETYGAVNMARAAYLGLQKDDLERRPVRDVLPEEEAAICIQGNEEVFRERRAVRTEEWILNAHGEERLLAITKKPVLDEVGTVVFAVCTAEDITEQRRAEEAVLRRDAILEAVGFAADRLLKKRRWNEEVPAILRCLGEATGASRVRLLERGGTAGEEAHPGCREWTAAGVAPLGERFVDRTGIFSAEETPQWYADLAAGRPVAAAAAAFPAEGRRHLAAEGILSLVEIPVLVDGEWWGCLGLDDCREERGWSGAEVDALRTAAGILGAAVQRRRTEDLFRLPVMYSSSGIYLAQDGTFRDVNPGFSTLFGYTREEAVGRMRQTGVILAEDRPRLEKTVHGLLSGEIDTARDHLRAVRKDGRELCLEHVGTRTLYQGRQAVVGTFIDRTAEKKAEAALRESETKYREFFNNVNDAIFLIEVTPDYHLGRFIEVNAVGCDRLEYFRRELLMMGPAGIEDWKARPRYVEIMEALILHGRATFESVFLRKDGSPMPVEVNCHLFEMAEKPVVLAVARDITERKERQKMEAEAFGQIEKNMEQFAILNDHIRNPLQVILGLACLYDEEVGGRIAGEVRKIDALVNSLDQGWLQSEKIRKVLRRHYGLFQSGRDEERAG